A genomic stretch from Leptodactylus fuscus isolate aLepFus1 chromosome 10, aLepFus1.hap2, whole genome shotgun sequence includes:
- the CYP26A1 gene encoding cytochrome P450 26A1, whose amino-acid sequence MDLYTLVTSTLCTLVLPVLLLVTAIKLWDLYCYSRRDSSCQCPLPPGTMGLPFFGETVQMVLQRRKFLQMKRRKYGYIYKTHLFGTPTVRVMGADYVRQILLGEHKLVSVQWPASVRTILGGECLSNLHDSEHKHMKKVIMQAFSREALANYVPIMEEEMRNAIRLWVQKDSSVLVYPAVKRLMFRIAMRLLLGFEPEQMDPAHEQPLVEAFEEMIRNLFSLPIDVPFSGFYKGLRARNVIHAKIEENLKQKLEKEPNDSHKDALQLLIDHSRKAGEPVNMQALKESATELLSGGHGTTASAATSLITYLGLHKEVVQKVREELDSMDLLSSNPEENKPLTLEILHKLRYTSCVLKETLRLSPPVPGGFRVALKTFVLDGYQIPKGWNVIYSIADTHDVAEIFTNKDEFNPDRFMTPFPENSSRFSFIPFGGGLRSCVGKEFAKVLLKTFVVELCRNCDWELLNGPPTMKTNPIVYPVDDLPTRFKPFPSTDSSM is encoded by the exons ATGGATCTCTACACCCTGGTCACTAGCACCCTGTGCACACTGGTACTGCCAGTCCTGCTGCTTGTCACTGCAATTAAGTTATGGGACCTGTACTGCTACAGCCGCAGGGACTCCAGCTGCCAGTGCCCCCTGCCCCCTGGCACTATGGGGCTGCCCTTTTTTGGAGAGACGGTGCAGATGGTGCTGCAG AGACGTAAATTCCTGCAAATGAAGCGCAGAAAATACGGCTACATCTACAAGACGCATCTGTTCGGGACCCCGACTGTGCGCGTGATGGGCGCCGACTACGTGCGACAGATTCTCCTGGGCGAGCACAAGCTGGTGTCGGTGCAATGGCCGGCGTCGGTGCGCACCATCCTGGGGGGTGAATGTCTCTCCAACCTGCACGACAGCGAGCACAAGCACATGAAGAAG GTCATCATGCAAGCCTTCTCCAGGGAAGCTCTGGCCAACTACGTGCCCATCATGGAGGAGGAGATGCGCAACGCCATCCGTCTGTGGGTGCAGAAGGATTCCTCTGTGCTGGTGTACCCGGCTGTCAAGCGTCTCATGTTCCGTATAGCCATGAGACTTCTTCTGGGCTTCGAGCCTGAGCAGATGGACCCAGCACATGAGCAACCACTGGTGGAGGCTTTTGAGGAAATGATTCGGAACCTCTTCTCCCTTCCCATCGATGTCCCATTTAGTGGCTTCTACAAG GGTCTACGGGCAAGAAATGTAATTCATGCTAAAATTGAAGAAAACCTCAAGCAAAAGTTGGAGAAGGAACCAAATGACTCTCATAAGGACGCCTTACAGCTACTGATTGACCATAGTCGTAAGGCTGGAGAACCTGTGAACATGCAG GCTTTGAAGGAATCTGCGACAGAGTTGCTGTCTGGTGGCCATGGTACCACGGCAAGTGCTGCCACATCTCTCATAACGTATCTTGGCCTTCACAAGGAGGTTGTACAGAAAGTCCGGGAAGAGCTTGACTCTATG GATCTCTTGTCTAGTAATCCTGAAGAAAATAAACCTCTGACCCTGGAAATATTACATaaacttagatacaccagctgtGTCTTAAAGGAGACCCTTCGCCTCAGCCCACCAGTTCCTGGAGGATTTAGAGTGGCTTTGAAGACTTTTGTCTTAGAT GGTTATCAGATTCCAAAGGGCTGGAATGTCATCTACAGCATTGCCGACACTCACGACGTCGCTGAGATTTTCACCAACAAAGATGAGTTCAACCCTGACCGGTTCATGACTCCGTTCCCTGAAAACTCTTCTCGCTTCAGTTTCATTCCATTcggaggaggcttaagaagttgcgtGGGCAAAGAGTTTGCCAAGGTCCTCCTTAAGACCTTCGTCGTTGAGTTGTGCCGAAATTGTGACTGGGAACTTCTAAATGGGCCACCGACGATGAAGACTAATCCCATTGTCTATCCAGTGGACGATCTTCCCACGCGGTTCAAACCGTTTCCAAGCACTGACTCCTCCATGTAA